One genomic region from bacterium encodes:
- a CDS encoding family 10 glycosylhydrolase produces MKRNSIIVLVLILFSVLLAADNTEFRATWVITWEIYGGHQPVETVKARIRKILDDHQKANMNAVLWQVRQGGTAYYSSPFEPWGAYLDAADPGFDPLAYAIEEAHSRGMELHAWFNAFNVSSSTSGAAVQKHPEWVCRNSSGEPMSSDRCFSPGLAAVRDYTVAVAMDLVRRYDIDGLHLDYVRWNEYSGATALQKEPARPRLDGQISESELADLQANMASRYLYDIDHPYSAGVPSGFASWEEWWRWSVTEFVHTLHDSVQEAKPWVRLSAAALGNYNWGGWQGYGTVYQDAALWFNRGYIDQLVPMHYHWTTGAGFYNMLTGSSASWGTYIQEGIAAGRLFSVGPPSYILSENRIMDRHTEIAAYCRLVPWVDGFQFFSYGSWEDNLFFKEAAASFFPNKTKVRAAKFLSDVVPAAPLLTVNRVDSLTYQVTVTLPAGSIAPGRIALYRLETNDPHPERDAIRQMLWCNGSINYTDHFDGLQDHAGSFYYYATFLDRFWNESLPSEVAEAGPVPSFAPQVSTTTPADGDTVHVGDDLVLVFSKGMDSTSVAAALSFTPAIVVGKISWSADYHIMTLQPAAPLSFATTYTLNLSDAASDRNGTALDGDADGAAGGSFQIRFTTDARDLNGPELVALYPAGPDEPMPVEGVINLVFNERILPASIKDSTILVTLDGVPVKSMWSHVPVGNRSVLSIQPAKPLEINTNFHLLLKPTLSDTSGNSIPQPIDLDLTTRGERTLKEVTIEKFFGASNWKDPGYSGSTVGTIAAKTLFEMDRTVYLPNSLGTQKYSAALRYQWDTAAAEHLCRVYLDPATTPATVFFDTTYTLQIQVFGDGSGSLLRLAIDEVPAKNTLPEVTQWVKIDWYGWRLVEWKLSDPGVVGSWLATNGMLDGNKLTIDSIQLAPAAGSAVSGSIYLDNLVVVLKTTNPTAVEQPEVTLPARFILEQNYPNPFNPVTSIRFELPQAGTVRLALYDLLGREVAVLAEGMYTAGRHEIHVDGRSLSSGTYLYRLSQGGHTLARKLLLLR; encoded by the coding sequence ATGAAACGAAACAGCATCATCGTTCTGGTACTGATCCTTTTTTCCGTTCTGCTCGCTGCGGATAACACCGAATTCCGCGCCACATGGGTCATCACCTGGGAAATCTATGGCGGCCACCAGCCGGTCGAGACCGTCAAGGCGCGCATCCGCAAGATCCTTGATGATCATCAGAAGGCCAACATGAACGCAGTCCTCTGGCAGGTTCGCCAGGGAGGCACCGCCTATTATAGTTCTCCTTTTGAACCCTGGGGTGCTTACCTCGACGCAGCCGATCCAGGATTTGATCCCCTGGCCTATGCGATTGAGGAGGCCCATAGCCGCGGCATGGAGCTGCATGCCTGGTTCAACGCTTTCAACGTCAGTTCGAGCACATCCGGTGCGGCGGTGCAGAAGCATCCCGAATGGGTTTGCCGCAACAGCAGTGGCGAGCCCATGAGTTCCGACCGCTGCTTCTCACCGGGCCTTGCCGCAGTGCGCGACTATACCGTCGCTGTGGCGATGGATCTGGTCCGCCGATATGACATAGACGGCCTGCATCTCGATTACGTGCGCTGGAACGAGTATTCGGGCGCAACCGCACTACAGAAGGAGCCGGCGCGGCCACGGCTGGATGGCCAGATCAGCGAGTCCGAACTCGCCGACCTGCAGGCCAATATGGCCTCGCGTTATCTTTATGATATCGACCATCCTTACAGCGCGGGGGTGCCGTCCGGATTCGCCTCCTGGGAAGAGTGGTGGCGCTGGTCGGTCACTGAATTCGTGCATACCCTGCACGATTCCGTCCAGGAGGCCAAGCCCTGGGTCCGTCTTTCGGCCGCGGCGCTCGGAAATTACAACTGGGGCGGCTGGCAGGGCTATGGTACGGTCTATCAGGATGCAGCCCTCTGGTTCAACCGCGGTTACATCGATCAGCTGGTGCCGATGCATTACCACTGGACTACCGGGGCCGGTTTTTACAACATGTTGACCGGTTCCTCCGCCAGCTGGGGGACCTATATTCAGGAGGGGATCGCCGCCGGTCGGCTTTTCAGCGTCGGCCCGCCCTCCTATATCCTCAGCGAAAACCGGATTATGGACCGTCACACCGAGATCGCTGCATATTGCCGTCTGGTTCCCTGGGTCGACGGGTTCCAGTTCTTCAGTTATGGTTCCTGGGAGGATAACCTCTTTTTCAAGGAAGCCGCCGCGAGTTTCTTCCCGAACAAGACCAAGGTCCGTGCGGCCAAATTTCTGTCCGATGTCGTTCCCGCGGCCCCCCTGCTCACGGTGAATCGCGTCGATTCGCTCACATACCAGGTGACGGTCACCCTGCCCGCCGGCTCGATCGCGCCCGGGCGCATTGCCCTGTATCGCCTCGAAACCAATGACCCTCATCCAGAACGCGATGCCATCCGCCAGATGCTCTGGTGCAACGGCAGCATCAACTACACCGACCATTTTGATGGCTTACAGGATCACGCCGGCTCGTTTTACTACTATGCGACATTCCTGGACCGGTTCTGGAACGAATCCCTGCCCTCGGAAGTCGCCGAAGCCGGACCGGTGCCCTCCTTTGCGCCGCAGGTTTCCACCACAACCCCCGCTGACGGCGATACCGTTCATGTCGGCGATGACCTGGTACTCGTCTTCAGCAAGGGTATGGATTCTACCTCGGTGGCGGCCGCTCTCAGCTTCACGCCCGCGATTGTGGTAGGCAAGATCTCCTGGAGCGCTGACTACCACATCATGACCCTGCAGCCGGCGGCACCCCTTTCGTTCGCTACGACCTATACCCTGAACCTGAGTGACGCCGCCAGCGATCGCAACGGCACTGCGCTGGATGGCGATGCCGACGGAGCCGCGGGCGGATCATTTCAAATACGTTTCACGACCGATGCCCGTGATCTTAACGGCCCGGAACTGGTCGCCCTGTACCCAGCCGGGCCGGATGAGCCCATGCCGGTTGAAGGGGTGATCAACCTGGTGTTCAATGAACGGATCCTGCCCGCTTCCATAAAGGATTCCACGATCCTTGTTACCCTGGACGGGGTGCCCGTGAAATCGATGTGGTCCCATGTGCCTGTAGGAAACCGCTCCGTGCTTTCGATCCAGCCGGCCAAACCGCTCGAGATCAACACCAACTTTCATCTGCTCCTTAAGCCGACCCTCAGCGACACCTCCGGCAATAGCATCCCGCAGCCTATCGATCTGGATCTGACGACGCGGGGTGAACGTACGCTGAAAGAGGTGACCATTGAGAAGTTCTTCGGCGCCAGCAACTGGAAGGATCCCGGCTACAGCGGCTCCACGGTGGGCACCATTGCCGCCAAAACCCTTTTTGAAATGGACCGGACGGTCTATCTTCCCAATTCCCTTGGAACGCAAAAATATTCCGCGGCCCTGCGCTATCAGTGGGATACCGCAGCAGCCGAGCACCTGTGCCGCGTCTATCTCGATCCGGCAACGACCCCGGCCACCGTCTTTTTCGACACGACCTATACTCTGCAAATTCAGGTCTTTGGCGACGGCAGTGGCTCGCTGCTGCGTCTGGCGATCGATGAGGTGCCTGCCAAGAACACCCTGCCGGAGGTGACCCAGTGGGTTAAGATCGATTGGTACGGCTGGCGGTTGGTGGAATGGAAGCTGAGCGATCCCGGCGTGGTCGGCTCCTGGCTGGCGACCAATGGCATGCTGGACGGCAACAAATTGACCATTGACAGTATCCAACTGGCGCCGGCGGCTGGATCGGCTGTCAGTGGATCGATCTATCTGGACAACTTGGTGGTCGTTCTCAAAACTACCAACCCGACGGCAGTGGAGCAACCGGAGGTGACCCTCCCCGCCCGGTTCATACTGGAACAGAATTATCCCAATCCCTTCAATCCGGTTACCTCCATCCGCTTTGAACTGCCGCAGGCGGGCACCGTACGCCTGGCGCTCTATGACCTGCTCGGACGCGAAGTCGCGGTGCTGGCGGAAGGCATGTACACTGCCGGGCGTCATGAGATCCACGTCGACGGCCGCTCCCTGAGCTCCGGCACCTATCTCTATCGTCTAAGCCAGGGCGGCCATACTCTCGCACGCAAGTTGCTGCTGCTCCGCTGA
- a CDS encoding glycosyltransferase family 9 protein — protein sequence MSAKEKPDTAVWSGPPIVPGPLRAILVSRLRFMGDIILTTPLLAALRRHYPEARIGYLAEAPYHHLLEHHPAVDELYSFRRGDERSQIGLIRRLRRHRWDVAIDLFGNPRSAMLLYLSGARRRIGGDFRGRRYLYTHRIPDPGERMTAIAFHLSYLAPLGITGEPLLPVITVTPGEKVEARQYLEDRGYDLQRPVIGLHPGATWPAKRWFPERFAALATRLHEAKMQTLFTMGPGEEPIIDAVYRLLPFPLARPEPLPLRRFAALLSQLRVYVSNDCGPLHLAPAVGTRTVGIFGPGEPDIWFPYPAAVGHRLVYHALDCSRCHRDLCPDMACMRAITAEEVLTAVQSALAHQEAGARAEP from the coding sequence GTGTCTGCGAAAGAAAAGCCCGACACCGCCGTCTGGAGCGGCCCACCGATCGTTCCGGGGCCGCTCCGCGCCATCCTGGTGTCGCGTCTGCGTTTCATGGGGGATATCATTCTCACCACCCCGCTGCTGGCGGCGCTGCGGCGACATTATCCAGAGGCCCGCATCGGCTATCTGGCGGAGGCCCCCTACCATCATCTGCTGGAGCATCATCCGGCTGTGGACGAGCTTTATTCCTTCCGGCGCGGCGATGAACGCAGCCAGATCGGCCTGATCCGCCGCCTGCGGCGGCATCGGTGGGATGTGGCGATCGACCTCTTCGGCAATCCGCGCTCAGCCATGCTGCTCTATCTAAGCGGGGCGCGCCGGCGCATCGGCGGCGATTTCCGCGGCCGGCGTTACCTCTACACCCACCGCATCCCCGATCCGGGCGAGCGGATGACAGCCATCGCTTTCCACCTGAGTTATCTCGCCCCGCTCGGCATCACCGGAGAGCCGCTGCTGCCCGTCATCACCGTCACGCCCGGGGAAAAGGTGGAGGCGCGGCAGTACCTCGAAGACCGGGGATACGATCTGCAACGGCCGGTCATCGGCCTGCATCCGGGCGCCACCTGGCCGGCCAAACGCTGGTTTCCCGAGCGATTTGCCGCTCTCGCCACCCGCTTGCACGAGGCGAAGATGCAGACTCTCTTCACGATGGGGCCGGGCGAGGAGCCGATCATCGATGCGGTTTACCGGCTGCTGCCCTTCCCGCTGGCGCGGCCGGAACCCCTCCCCTTGCGGCGCTTCGCCGCCCTGCTGTCTCAGTTGCGGGTCTATGTCAGCAATGACTGTGGGCCGCTGCATCTCGCCCCCGCCGTGGGCACCCGGACGGTCGGGATCTTCGGCCCGGGCGAACCCGACATCTGGTTCCCTTACCCGGCCGCGGTGGGCCATCGCCTCGTCTATCATGCTCTGGATTGCAGCCGCTGCCACCGCGACCTTTGCCCCGACATGGCTTGCATGCGGGCGATTACCGCGGAGGAGGTCCTCACGGCCGTCCAATCGGCCCTGGCACACCAGGAGGCCGGAGCGAGGGCAGAGCCATGA